A window of the Verrucomicrobiota bacterium genome harbors these coding sequences:
- the ugpC gene encoding sn-glycerol-3-phosphate ABC transporter ATP-binding protein UgpC: MSDGSVEIKDLVKTYVDDRGRPTFTAVKKINLHIDNGEFMVLVGPSGCGKTTTLRMVAGLEKITSGTISIGGRVVNDLEPKDRGIAMVFQNYALYPHMTIFNNMAFGLQLAKKKKDFITETVSRTSKALGLDKMLERKPQALSGGQRQRVALGRAIVRNPIVFLFDEPLSNLDAKMRVQMRSEISRLHGQLGSTMIYVTHDQVEAMTMGDRICVMRDGNIMQVADPITLYRKPDNVFVAGFIGSPPMNLLRGKIEQRADGLIFVETGEKAGLTIPLKPPVADLASRYVGKTVIFGVRPEHITEECTATCVPVQSSVDIAEPMGSESLVYLKSGTGSLIARIHGEHIYHMGQPITANINMDKVSLFDAETEQVIR; the protein is encoded by the coding sequence ATGAGCGACGGTTCAGTAGAAATCAAGGATTTGGTAAAAACCTATGTCGACGACCGAGGTCGGCCGACTTTTACCGCGGTTAAAAAGATCAACCTCCACATCGACAACGGTGAGTTCATGGTGTTGGTGGGCCCATCCGGATGCGGCAAAACCACCACCTTGCGAATGGTGGCCGGGCTGGAGAAGATCACCAGCGGCACCATTTCGATCGGGGGTCGCGTGGTCAACGACCTCGAGCCGAAGGATCGCGGGATCGCGATGGTGTTCCAAAACTATGCGCTCTACCCGCACATGACGATCTTCAACAACATGGCGTTCGGGTTGCAGCTTGCGAAAAAGAAAAAGGATTTTATCACGGAAACCGTCAGCCGGACATCGAAAGCCTTGGGGCTGGACAAGATGCTGGAACGCAAACCGCAGGCGCTTTCCGGCGGCCAACGCCAGCGCGTGGCGCTCGGACGCGCCATTGTACGCAACCCGATTGTCTTCCTTTTCGACGAGCCTCTTTCCAATCTGGACGCCAAGATGCGCGTGCAGATGCGCTCCGAGATCTCGCGGCTGCACGGCCAGCTCGGTTCGACGATGATTTACGTCACGCACGACCAGGTCGAAGCCATGACCATGGGCGACCGGATCTGCGTCATGCGCGACGGTAACATCATGCAGGTCGCCGACCCGATCACCCTTTACCGCAAACCCGACAACGTCTTTGTCGCCGGCTTTATCGGGTCGCCGCCGATGAACCTGCTGCGCGGGAAGATCGAGCAGCGCGCTGACGGGCTTATCTTCGTGGAAACGGGCGAGAAAGCCGGGCTGACGATCCCGCTCAAACCGCCCGTGGCAGACCTGGCCTCGCGGTACGTCGGCAAAACCGTCATTTTCGGCGTACGTCCGGAACACATCACCGAAGAATGCACCGCCACGTGCGTCCCGGTCCAGTCCTCGGTCGACATCGCTGAACCGATGGGTTCGGAATCGCTGGTTTACCTGAAATCCGGTACGGGAAGCCTGATCGCCCGGA